A stretch of DNA from Cannabis sativa cultivar Pink pepper isolate KNU-18-1 chromosome X, ASM2916894v1, whole genome shotgun sequence:
aacaaaaggttatttatttggagctcctaatatagtgagaattttaaataagccttatctaaaaattctagaagaatttaatacatgtcttaagtgatataaattcaaagtcgcgcgcactatatgacaaagatctttgtatgaaataaagacatgtaagtaaattattatttgaaaaatacctatggttgtctatgcaatataaatacgtaaattatacgttgtgatagactcttgaagagtttttgattaataagaacaaacttttatttcttttgtatttcgagaaatattaatgtataaagtttgttcattagtattgaagtcctgaagtacttcatatgtatcaagaattatagatatatgatcatttgatatggaaattaagatcataaaacaagatggaataaatatgtggtcttggagtaccatcattgtcacaaatgaaaatttgtagtaccattaatgtgttatgttcatatctacttgaaattttaaattttcgtatgaacaaagttgtgtacacacatgaatgatacaattagttggataaagactaatgttccacgaacccctcatccataatttagaagtccatacatactctggaagagttatagaaaatatatgatcaaagattatacatggtgatattttaaaagtgataacaataatcttatgagatttattatcaccaaaagaattatggatcatatgtgcatgagtgGGAGACATATTTatattgcactctttttcccttagctcaggttttgtcccactgggttttcctggcaaggtttttaacgaggcaacttgcaaatagttatgaatatgaaatatatattgtactcttttttcccttagctcagattttgtcccactgggtttttctggcaaggtttttaacgaggcaactataaatcatgttaacatacttgcattttatgaagcaagtagagaatgtgtgtgagtgagatcattggcatagcatattcgggaaacatatggattgcactcaataaagaagtatcaacccaagcaattctctatggataatactgcttgcatcgttcaactaaaaggaggtacattgaaggagatagagttagaacacatttcacgaaattcttctttatacgcttcaagaaaatgcatattggtgttcaacatattcaatcaagtgtcaatcttacaaacttattcacaaagttattaccaacatcaacatttgagaagatggcagacaagatcgaaatttgTCGAtaagaagatctccacaaatgcctaaatgagggggagggagttagtttacactatactctttttcctttgaccaagtttttagcaagatttttaataaggcagctattatggacatccaagggggagtgttataaatattaataattatgtggatgtccaaatcttttatttattaccatgaattgtaatcaacattcctcttttccttagttttcctttttcttagtttcttaatatctcactcttgtatttgtataaataggggttcaccccattggaataaacaactcagaaattctcattcactttctctttctctcttcattttcttcttctttcttctcatctactttatattattttatattattttataacactacAAATATTTTATAGATCAACGCTGGCTTGTATTGACCAGGATAAGAAGCACCATCTAAATTCAGGCCGCAATATTGCTAAGTCAGTCGCCCTCTAAAATGTTTTATCCAAACAAATCAAATTAAACTGCAGCACTTACAACAATTATTTTGCGTTGACTTTTGAGATAGATAGAATGTTTTCACTGAAAATATaacacataaaatatattcttataaaaaagaaaatatttgttTGACCATTTTCATGTCAAACCTTCTGATCAAATCAACATGGAATAATAATTGAGACGTAcgatttatttgaaaatttattacgAAGATTTTCAaaccaaattatttttattgatctCATGATATATCAACTGAGCTCCCATGTCTAtaaattcttatatatttaCACAATTTTTCATATAAATCATAAGTTTAAGTAGTTGAATCTCGAGAGAAGAGAAGAAACAGAACAGTGATCTATTATCAAAATGATAATGTTTCTCTCCTGGATCGTGTTTATAGCCATATATGCCTTCACCAACAATTTCCTTGGCAAAATAAAGAACCTTCCACCAAGCCCTTTCCCAGTTCTCCCCATTATTGGCCATCTCTACCTTATCATAAAGAAACCCTTAGTCCATCGAGCTCTCTCCAAGATATCAGATCGATATGGTCCGGTACTTCTCCTCAAGTTCGGCTCTCGTCCAGTTCTCCTGATTTCTTCGCCTTCAGCAGCAGAGGAGTGTCTAGCTAAGAACGACGTCGTATTCGCTAACCGTCCACGTTTGCTGGCCGGCAAACACTTAGGATACAACTACACCAGCCTTGTCTGGGCTTCCTATGGAGATCACTGGCGAAACCTCCGAAGAATATCAAGCAACGAAATCCTGTCCTCCCATCGCCTCCAAATGTTATCTCACATACGATCCGAAGAGGTCTCCTCGCTCATCCGCCGCCTTGTGCGCTCAGCTCAACAAGATCCAAGGGTGGAAATAAAGTCGCTCTTGTTTGAGCTTATGCTTAACATAATGATGAGAATGATTGCCGGCAAGCGTTACTACGGCGATAATAATGTCGAAATGGTTGATGAAGAAGCTCATAAGTTTCAGGAGATAGTTAGGGAAACGCTACGTTTAGGGGGCACGACAAATGTCAGTGACTTTTTACCACTGTTCAGGTCAGTTTTGAGTAGAAAGTACGAAAAAGGCTTGATTGAGGTACAGAAGAAGAGAGATAGTTTCATGCAGAGTCTTATAGATGAGAATAGAACAAGTATAGCATTAGCAGCCTCTCGACAAACCTCTCTCCCTAAAGACCACAAGAAGAAGAACATGATCGAAGTTTTACTGTCGCTTCAAGAATCGGACCCTGAGTATTACACAGATGAAATAATCAGAGGACTCATGCTGgtacaataataattaaaaattatattctatAATTCCCATTTCCAGCATAttaactttttaaaataaaataaaacaatggaAACTATAATGAAATGATTTTGTAGGCTTTATTATCAGCGGGAACAGATACTACAGCTGGAATCATGGAGTGGGCCATGTCCCTAATGCTGAATCACCCGGAAGTGTTGAAAAAAGCCCGTAATGAATTGGAGTATTGTATTGGACATGATCGTCTAGTGGAAGAGTCAGATTTGGGGAAGCTTCCATATCTTCATCGTATCATAAAGGAGACACTACGACTGTATCCAGTGGGTGCATTACTACCCCATGAATCATCGGAGGAGTGCATAATAGGTGGATATCGTGTACCACGTGGCACCATGTTATTGGTAAATTTATGGGCCATCCAACATGACCCCAAAGTATGGGATGAGCCCACAAAATTTAAGCCGGACAGATTTGAAGAAGGTGATCAGGGAGTGAGAGAGGGGTTCAAATTAGTACCTTTTGGGTCAGGGAGGAGGGGCTGCCCTGGTGAGACCTTAGCCATGCGTATGGTTGCACTAACTTTGGCTTCCCTCATTCAGTGTTTTGATTGGGAGATGGTTGATCATGAGGCCAAGATTGATATGACAGAAAAGCTAGGTCTCAGCTTGTCAAAAGCTCATTCCTCACTACTCAACTGCCGACCACGTCCTACCATGTCCAACATTCTTTCTCATATATAGATTGATTGTTCTTTACTTGTTAATCttctatatagatatagatataaataataataaaagaaaaaacaaataatgTCTATTTTGAAGTTAAGAAaactcaaaaataaattatattggcCAGTTTGGCACAGCTGTGCTGTGGGAAAAAATAACTGTAGTTGTGTTGTAAGAAAAAACTTTTAAAGTACTGTGAGTTGTTAAGATctattataatgataatgataatgttatagTTCATTATActcacaaatatataaaaacttattttatataatgttttattcttttatatatttttaatttttttaaatataaatttatatgaatttgataaaaataatttatagtatttgtttattatgttttatcaaatgtaaaaaaaaaaaatagaaattcaaatatataagaaaaattctaggttgatgttgtttgttaatattaaaataaaatataaattatttttttttaaaaaaaataagagatttaataattatttattttattataatgtttactttaatcttttttatttttttaatatgtaataaataagtaaatatgattttagtacaaaaaaaattattatagtcttttaattaaaacaactttttttaaaagttgGGTTGGAGCAATTTCAGTTTTTAGTTGTAGCTTCTctaaaaattcttcaaaaagcTATTTTTTGACTGTTTGCCAAACACATTTTTTCATAGCTTTCTCAAAAAGCAGCTTTTAACTTTTTCAAAAGCTCTGCCAAACGGGTCGTCTtataataataactaataaataatcGTCGTTTTACGgcagatatttatttatttttattaaattatatatatgatataaattgtgtattttattaaataataactaTACAATAAAAGTTGTATCAAATTTTAACATTATTGATAGGGCTGAGCATGGGTTGGGTTGGCCGGATTGAGAGTAttttaagggaaatttacaaaaatactcaaatttgggttaacttttacaaaaatactgtcacacaaaaaagttttaaaaatattgtgtttttataaaacatcagtagaacacaaaacagaacaactaaaaaataccagtagaataccagtaaaaacttaacacagtatactacaGAATGAAACTTattaaaaaacacagtaaaaagtaaaaaataccgtctggcagtatttttgtaaaaaaatggcaaaagttagtatactatgtaaattttcctattttaatgaCCCAACCCAATGACATCGGCCTAGAAATTTTCAACTCATT
This window harbors:
- the LOC115702565 gene encoding cytochrome P450 81Q32 encodes the protein MIMFLSWIVFIAIYAFTNNFLGKIKNLPPSPFPVLPIIGHLYLIIKKPLVHRALSKISDRYGPVLLLKFGSRPVLLISSPSAAEECLAKNDVVFANRPRLLAGKHLGYNYTSLVWASYGDHWRNLRRISSNEILSSHRLQMLSHIRSEEVSSLIRRLVRSAQQDPRVEIKSLLFELMLNIMMRMIAGKRYYGDNNVEMVDEEAHKFQEIVRETLRLGGTTNVSDFLPLFRSVLSRKYEKGLIEVQKKRDSFMQSLIDENRTSIALAASRQTSLPKDHKKKNMIEVLLSLQESDPEYYTDEIIRGLMLALLSAGTDTTAGIMEWAMSLMLNHPEVLKKARNELEYCIGHDRLVEESDLGKLPYLHRIIKETLRLYPVGALLPHESSEECIIGGYRVPRGTMLLVNLWAIQHDPKVWDEPTKFKPDRFEEGDQGVREGFKLVPFGSGRRGCPGETLAMRMVALTLASLIQCFDWEMVDHEAKIDMTEKLGLSLSKAHSSLLNCRPRPTMSNILSHI